The genomic stretch TCGAACGGTCCAGATCGGTCTGCGCAACATCCAGCCCGACGCGCGCCTTGAACCATTGGCGGTTCTCATCCACCAGCGAGATCAGGCAAATCGGCACCTCGCAAATTCGGGCAGCCAGATCAACGACTTCATCGAACTGCTGTTCTGTCCTGGTGTCCAGAATCCCAAGCTTGCGCAGATGTGCCAGCCGTTCGCTCTGTCTGGGATGAAGCGGTGCGCGCATGCGGATCCCTCAAATCGGTTCAGACGATAGTCCTATACAATAGGCGCATCCAATCAAGGGGTTCGCAAGCGTTTAGGCGCGTAACCGCGTACCATCGGGGTCAAAGGGCGGCGCCTCAAGGATCGTGGCACGGTGCGGTCGGCCCAGCACCATCACATCCACCTGATCCCCCGCACCGGCATCTTTGACATAGCCCAAGGCCAGCGACATCCCCACCCAATAGCCATAGGCCCCCGAAGTCACACGCCCGATGCCCTGCCCGTCGCGAAAAATCGGCTCGCCGCCTGTGGCATCGGCCTGAGAGGCGTCGGTGTCTGCGGCATCAAGTGCCAGCAACACCAGCCGTTCCCGCGCAGGCTGCGCCAGCGTCTTGGCCAGCGCATCGCTGTTCAAAAATGTCTTGTCCATCTTGCACAGCCGCTCAAGCGCCACCTCTTGCGGCCAGTATTCCGGGCTATACTCGCGCCCCCACGAACCATAGCCCTTTTCGATCCGCAGGCTCATCAGCGCACGGCTGCCCACGGGGCCGGCCCCCATATCTTTGCCTGCGTCGATCAACGCCGCATACAGCTGCGCCTGATCTTGCGCGCGGCAATGCAACTCCCACCCCAGATCACCGGTAAACGACACCCGCAGCGCCAGCACCTGCACACCGGCCAGTTCAATCCACTGCGACCGCATGAATGGAAAATCCACTGTCTCCAGCGCGGCATTGGTCAGCCGCTGCAACAGCGCGCGGCTGCGCGGCCCCGCCACGTTGAAGCCGCACATTGCCTCGGTCATGCTTTCAAAGCTGGTCCCATCGGGCAGCGGCACGGCACGGAAAAACCGCTGGTGATAGCGTTCCGCCATGCCCGAGCCGATCACCCAGAACTCATCCGCGCCCAACCGCGTCACGGTGAAATCCCCCGCAATCCCGCCCCGCTTGCCGATCAGCGGCGTCAGGCACGACCGCCCGACCACTGTGGGCATCCGGTTGGCAAAGACCGCGTTCAGCCATGCCTCGGCCCCCGCGCCCTTGCAGCGGTATTTGGCAAAGTTCGAGATGTCGATGATCCCCGCCCGTTCCCGCAGCATCCGGCATTCCGTCCCCACAGGCCCCCACCAGTTCTGCCGCGTGAACCCCTCGGTATCCTGCGCACCGGGCGCATCGGCAAACCACAGCGGATGTTCCCACCCGGCATTCAGGCCAAAGACAGCCCCCATCTGCCCCTGCATCCCGTAAACAGGCCGCGTGCGCGCAGGTCGCCCTGCGCTGCGTTCCTCGTTGGGGAAATGGATTTTGAAACGGTTGGCGTATTGGTCCCGCACCCGCGCCTTGGTAAAGGCCTTGTCCGCCCAGTCGCCAAACCGTGCCATATCCCAGGCGAACATATCGTATTGCGTCTCACCCTCGATGATCCACTGCGCGGCCAACAGGCCCATGCCCCCCGACTGCGAAAACCCCGGAATGATCCCGTTACAGCAGAAATACCCGCGCAGTTCCGGCACCGGCCCGAACAAGACATTGGCGTCGGGCGACCAGATCATCGGCCCGTTGATCACACGTTTGACGCCCGCCGTGCCCACCACCGGCACACGGTCGATCGCGCGCATCATGTTGTCCTCGATCCGCTCCAGATCGTCTGCAAACAGCTCGTGGCCGAACCCTTGCGGCGTGCCGTCCTCGGCCCAGAACCGCATGTCTTTCTCATAGGCGCCCACCAGCAGCCCCTTGCCCTCCTGGCGCAAGTAATATTCGCCGTCACGGTCCGCGACCGAGGGCAACCGGCGGTCCAGGGCAGCAATCTCGGCAATTGTCTCGGTCACGAAATACTGGTGCTCGGTCGGTTGCAACGGCAGCGCCAGACCCGCCATCGCGGCCACCTCTCGCCCCCACAGCCCCGCAGCGTTCACCACCCAGGGCGTTGCAATATCACCCTGTTCGGTGCGCACGATCCATGTTCCATCTGCCTGCTGCTCTGTGCCCGTGACGGGGCAAAACCGCACAATCTCGGCCCCCATCGCCCGCGCGCCCGCAGCATAGGCATGGGTCACGCCCGAAGGGTCGACATTGCCGCCCTCGGGCTCCCACATGATGCAGCGAATGCCGTCGAAGTTTACCAGCGGGTGCAACCGTTCCGCTTCGTCGCGATCCACTTCGGAAAAGTTCATGCCATAGAGTTTGGCCTTGGCCGCCTGCAACCGCAGTTGATGCTCGCGGGCCTCGGTCTGTGCCAAATACAGCGATCCGGGCT from Pseudosulfitobacter sp. DSM 107133 encodes the following:
- a CDS encoding FAD-dependent oxidoreductase, translating into MRTHAQAVVIGGGVIGCSILYHLAKLGWRDVVLLERDELTSGSTWHAAANIHGLHDSTNISRIQHYTMGLYKELEQETGQGCGVFQPGSLYLAQTEAREHQLRLQAAKAKLYGMNFSEVDRDEAERLHPLVNFDGIRCIMWEPEGGNVDPSGVTHAYAAGARAMGAEIVRFCPVTGTEQQADGTWIVRTEQGDIATPWVVNAAGLWGREVAAMAGLALPLQPTEHQYFVTETIAEIAALDRRLPSVADRDGEYYLRQEGKGLLVGAYEKDMRFWAEDGTPQGFGHELFADDLERIEDNMMRAIDRVPVVGTAGVKRVINGPMIWSPDANVLFGPVPELRGYFCCNGIIPGFSQSGGMGLLAAQWIIEGETQYDMFAWDMARFGDWADKAFTKARVRDQYANRFKIHFPNEERSAGRPARTRPVYGMQGQMGAVFGLNAGWEHPLWFADAPGAQDTEGFTRQNWWGPVGTECRMLRERAGIIDISNFAKYRCKGAGAEAWLNAVFANRMPTVVGRSCLTPLIGKRGGIAGDFTVTRLGADEFWVIGSGMAERYHQRFFRAVPLPDGTSFESMTEAMCGFNVAGPRSRALLQRLTNAALETVDFPFMRSQWIELAGVQVLALRVSFTGDLGWELHCRAQDQAQLYAALIDAGKDMGAGPVGSRALMSLRIEKGYGSWGREYSPEYWPQEVALERLCKMDKTFLNSDALAKTLAQPARERLVLLALDAADTDASQADATGGEPIFRDGQGIGRVTSGAYGYWVGMSLALGYVKDAGAGDQVDVMVLGRPHRATILEAPPFDPDGTRLRA